One window of the Halobacillus litoralis genome contains the following:
- the gerD gene encoding spore germination lipoprotein GerD codes for MSKLRILCPILILVFLAACGGSSGASEQADYDTTKKMMVDILKSDDGKKAMTEVLSDEKMQQAMALESEVVSQAVQKTLVSEEGKAFWSKLFSDPKFVQEFSKVLEDQQKQLMKGLMKDAEYQKLMIELYKNPEMMDQMVTVMQGQKFREHLEKTIEETINSPVFQAKMNETLLKAAEKMKSGESQSSGKKQESGSEEQSGSGGQEEQSSQSS; via the coding sequence ATGTCCAAACTCCGCATATTGTGTCCCATCCTTATTCTTGTTTTCCTGGCCGCTTGCGGCGGAAGTTCAGGAGCAAGTGAACAGGCGGACTACGATACAACTAAGAAAATGATGGTTGATATTCTGAAATCTGATGATGGAAAAAAAGCAATGACAGAAGTTCTTTCCGATGAAAAAATGCAACAAGCGATGGCTTTGGAATCAGAAGTCGTTTCCCAAGCTGTCCAAAAAACATTGGTTTCTGAGGAAGGAAAAGCGTTTTGGAGTAAGCTTTTTTCTGACCCGAAATTTGTGCAAGAATTCAGCAAGGTTCTTGAGGATCAACAAAAACAATTGATGAAGGGTCTCATGAAAGATGCAGAATATCAGAAATTAATGATTGAGTTATATAAAAATCCCGAAATGATGGATCAAATGGTAACCGTCATGCAGGGACAGAAATTCCGTGAGCATTTAGAAAAAACTATAGAGGAAACGATAAACAGCCCAGTCTTCCAAGCTAAGATGAATGAAACTTTATTAAAAGCTGCAGAGAAGATGAAAAGCGGCGAATCTCAATCCTCAGGGAAAAAGCAAGAAAGTGGTAGTGAGGAACAATCTGGAAGTGGCGGCCAAGAGGAACAAAGTAGCCAGTCCTCATAA
- a CDS encoding polysaccharide deacetylase family protein: MSFYTWKTDRLKRYSIVVILALFCALFLWVGQWSQLPVFSNKGEPRALTQGSDERSHVALTFNISWGTDKVHEVLKQLDAHKAQATFFVSGEWAERHPDIMTVIQEGKHEIGMMGYKYESYLELKPEQVSADLRQAAQVFEKLGFEDIEWIRPPHGHVDKEVLKIIEKEGMQAVQWSVNPRDWENPGTNNIIDQVMNEGSEGDIILMHASDSVKQTPKALEVILPGLQQKGLKLVSITELVSGSESETSQID; encoded by the coding sequence ATGAGCTTTTATACATGGAAGACTGATCGCTTGAAGCGTTATAGTATTGTAGTAATCCTGGCTTTATTTTGCGCCTTATTCCTTTGGGTTGGCCAGTGGAGCCAACTTCCCGTATTTTCGAATAAAGGTGAACCTCGCGCATTAACTCAAGGAAGTGACGAACGTTCTCACGTGGCGCTCACCTTCAATATAAGTTGGGGAACCGATAAAGTTCATGAAGTCTTAAAGCAGTTGGATGCCCATAAGGCTCAGGCTACCTTCTTTGTCAGCGGGGAATGGGCAGAGAGGCACCCGGATATTATGACGGTCATCCAAGAAGGAAAACACGAAATCGGGATGATGGGGTATAAGTATGAAAGTTATTTAGAGCTCAAACCCGAACAGGTGAGTGCTGATCTCAGGCAGGCTGCACAGGTTTTTGAAAAATTAGGGTTTGAAGATATCGAGTGGATCCGGCCGCCGCATGGTCATGTTGATAAAGAGGTCTTAAAGATCATTGAAAAAGAAGGGATGCAAGCTGTCCAATGGAGTGTCAATCCTAGAGATTGGGAAAATCCAGGGACTAACAATATAATTGATCAAGTAATGAATGAAGGATCAGAAGGCGATATTATTCTTATGCACGCCTCTGATTCTGTAAAACAAACCCCCAAAGCATTGGAAGTTATCCTTCCTGGATTGCAGCAAAAGGGCTTGAAGCTCGTAAGCATTACAGAACTGGTAAGCGGCAGCGAATCTGAAACCTCACAAATAGACTAA
- a CDS encoding KinB-signaling pathway activation protein — protein MNSRKWVRLFLTTLLIGGVITLVTSFIFKFDSYAEVFQPFQLFELVGLLLFFSGLGFIFSIISQMGFFAYLTLNQFGKGIFRSFWFPVQLFLIAFTLFDLVYFRYAAAEDSSVWPFLWTALVFLILCAIVSYVKAKETNMKAFIPAMFFMVVVTTIEWVPALRAQGSDYVWLMIIPLFICNAYQLILLHRLTNTNEKSA, from the coding sequence GTGAACAGTCGCAAATGGGTAAGATTATTTTTGACTACCTTATTGATCGGTGGAGTTATCACACTGGTCACAAGTTTTATATTTAAATTTGATTCATATGCTGAAGTATTTCAGCCTTTTCAGTTATTTGAACTTGTCGGGTTATTGTTATTTTTCTCAGGGCTTGGTTTTATATTCAGTATTATCAGTCAGATGGGATTCTTCGCCTATTTGACACTCAATCAGTTCGGTAAAGGGATATTTCGCTCCTTTTGGTTCCCGGTGCAACTTTTTTTAATTGCATTTACACTTTTTGATTTGGTTTATTTCAGGTATGCAGCGGCTGAGGACTCATCAGTCTGGCCATTTTTATGGACTGCCCTTGTGTTTTTGATCCTTTGTGCAATCGTATCCTATGTGAAAGCTAAAGAAACGAATATGAAGGCTTTTATACCTGCTATGTTCTTTATGGTAGTGGTAACAACAATTGAATGGGTGCCGGCTTTAAGAGCGCAGGGGAGCGATTATGTTTGGTTGATGATTATCCCGCTTTTCATATGTAATGCTTACCAGCTGATTCTTTTACATCGATTGACGAATACAAATGAGAAGTCGGCTTAA